A genomic segment from Dermatobacter hominis encodes:
- the aroH gene encoding chorismate mutase: MPTTSVLALRGATTLDRDEKEHLLERVRELLTEMLEANGIDHEHLISILFTATPDVHSAFPALAARQLGMGDVPLICAQELDIVGAKPQCIRVLMQFNSERARADLHHVYLQDARDLRDDLPT; this comes from the coding sequence GTGCCGACCACCTCCGTGCTGGCCCTCCGCGGGGCGACCACGCTCGACCGCGACGAGAAGGAGCACCTGCTCGAGCGCGTCCGGGAGCTGCTCACCGAGATGCTGGAGGCCAACGGCATCGACCACGAGCACCTGATCTCGATCCTGTTCACGGCCACCCCCGACGTCCACAGCGCCTTCCCCGCGCTGGCGGCCCGGCAGCTCGGCATGGGCGACGTGCCGCTCATCTGCGCCCAGGAGCTCGACATCGTGGGCGCCAAGCCCCAGTGCATCCGGGTGCTCATGCAGTTCAACTCCGAGCGGGCCCGGGCGGACCTCCACCACGTCTACCTGCAGGACGCCCGGGACCTGCGCGACGACCTCCCGACGTGA
- the aroA gene encoding 3-phosphoshikimate 1-carboxyvinyltransferase, which translates to MPIRPVTAPLDAVIRPPGSKSVTNRALVCAALARGTSELVGVLDADDTSAMVDCLTSLGIPITPVPDDGRGSAMVVRGSGGRPPLDGAILDARLSGTTSRFIAPVAALARGTVILDGGVPLRRRPMGALLDALEALGAGVEPLGEPGHLPVRITASPRDALGGTVQVTGDVSSQFLSGLLLSGPCFDDGLTVEVTTELVSVPYVALTLGVMGAFGATVDHDEDWRSLRVAPGGYRAVERYEVEPDASAASYWAAAAVIAGGTVRIEGLGRSSTQGDVAFIDVLERMGAEVVWSDHDVVVRSTGTLRGVTVDMADISDTAQTLAAVAVFADGPTTVTGIGFIRGKETDRIAAVVTELRRLGVEATEDDDGFTVQPGPVSPGDVATYDDHRMAMSFALLGLRAEGIRILDPGCTAKTYPGFWTDLDRVTASARP; encoded by the coding sequence ATGCCGATCCGGCCGGTGACCGCGCCGCTCGACGCCGTGATCCGGCCTCCTGGGTCCAAGAGCGTCACGAACCGGGCCCTGGTGTGCGCAGCGCTGGCCCGTGGCACGTCGGAGCTGGTCGGCGTGCTCGACGCCGACGACACCTCCGCGATGGTCGACTGCCTCACGTCGCTCGGCATCCCGATCACCCCCGTGCCCGACGACGGCAGGGGCTCCGCGATGGTCGTGCGGGGCAGCGGCGGCCGGCCGCCGCTCGACGGCGCCATCCTCGACGCGCGGCTCTCGGGCACGACCTCCCGCTTCATCGCCCCGGTCGCCGCGCTGGCCCGGGGGACCGTCATCCTCGACGGTGGGGTCCCGCTGCGGCGCCGACCGATGGGCGCGCTGCTGGACGCGCTCGAGGCGCTGGGGGCGGGTGTCGAGCCGCTGGGCGAACCGGGCCACCTGCCCGTGCGGATCACGGCGTCGCCCCGGGACGCTCTCGGCGGCACCGTGCAGGTGACGGGCGACGTGAGCAGCCAGTTCCTGTCGGGGCTCCTGCTGTCGGGCCCGTGCTTCGACGACGGCCTCACGGTCGAGGTCACGACCGAGCTCGTCTCGGTCCCGTACGTGGCGCTCACCCTCGGCGTGATGGGCGCCTTCGGCGCCACGGTCGACCACGACGAGGACTGGCGGAGCCTCCGGGTCGCTCCGGGCGGGTACCGGGCGGTCGAGCGCTACGAGGTCGAGCCCGACGCGTCCGCCGCCTCGTACTGGGCGGCCGCAGCGGTGATCGCGGGCGGCACGGTCCGCATCGAGGGGCTCGGCCGTTCGAGCACGCAGGGCGACGTCGCCTTCATCGACGTGCTGGAGCGGATGGGCGCCGAGGTCGTCTGGTCGGACCACGACGTGGTCGTCCGTTCCACCGGCACGCTGCGGGGCGTCACCGTGGACATGGCCGACATCTCCGACACCGCCCAGACGCTGGCCGCGGTCGCCGTCTTCGCCGACGGCCCGACGACGGTGACCGGCATCGGCTTCATCCGGGGCAAGGAGACCGATCGGATCGCAGCGGTGGTCACCGAGCTGCGCCGGCTGGGCGTCGAGGCGACCGAGGACGACGACGGGTTCACGGTCCAGCCAGGACCGGTGTCGCCCGGCGACGTGGCGACCTACGACGACCACCGCATGGCCATGAGCTTCGCCCTCCTGGGCCTTCGGGCCGAGGGCATCCGCATCCTCGACCCCGGGTGCACCGCCAAGACCTATCCGGGGTTCTGGACCGACCTGGATCGCGTGACCGCGTCCGCCCGTCCCTAG
- the scpB gene encoding SMC-Scp complex subunit ScpB: protein MAEHTEDGPEAEATDAARPEAAGGELDDVAADAAETGEIAEQGDEVAEAHEDAERGDAAAELAPLGDEARRALEAVLMVADQPIEAALLAQLVERSPQQVEDLLAGLAASYEEDGRGFQLVRVAGGWRFQSHEDLSPYVERFVLSGQSARLSAAALETLAIVAYKQPISRAQVSAIRGVNVDGVMRTLQQRGYIAEVGKDPGPGQPSMFGTTSLFLEKLGLNEVDELPSLGDFIPGADVVELLEQGLRAEADEPAMAADDQTATEGADGEQPEGAASVDDGVVDITDEVVISVDDLVDDGSLADDPTSQRPSPFGE from the coding sequence ATGGCGGAGCACACCGAGGACGGCCCCGAGGCCGAGGCCACCGACGCAGCGCGACCCGAGGCGGCGGGCGGCGAGCTCGACGACGTCGCGGCTGACGCGGCCGAAACCGGCGAGATCGCCGAGCAGGGCGACGAGGTCGCCGAGGCCCACGAGGATGCCGAGCGGGGCGACGCCGCCGCGGAGCTGGCGCCGCTCGGCGACGAGGCCCGCCGGGCGCTCGAGGCCGTGCTCATGGTCGCCGACCAGCCGATCGAGGCCGCGCTGCTGGCGCAGCTCGTCGAGCGCTCGCCGCAGCAGGTCGAGGACCTGCTCGCCGGCCTCGCCGCGTCCTACGAGGAGGACGGGCGCGGCTTCCAGCTCGTCCGAGTGGCCGGCGGCTGGCGCTTCCAGAGCCACGAGGACCTCTCGCCGTACGTCGAGCGCTTCGTCCTCAGCGGCCAGTCGGCCCGCCTGTCGGCCGCTGCGCTCGAGACCCTGGCGATCGTCGCCTACAAGCAGCCGATCTCCCGGGCGCAGGTGTCGGCCATCCGCGGCGTCAACGTCGACGGCGTCATGCGCACCCTGCAGCAGCGGGGCTACATCGCGGAGGTCGGCAAGGACCCCGGGCCGGGCCAGCCGTCGATGTTCGGGACCACGTCGCTGTTCCTCGAGAAGCTGGGCCTGAACGAGGTCGACGAGCTGCCGTCGCTCGGCGACTTCATCCCGGGCGCCGACGTCGTCGAGCTGCTCGAGCAGGGCTTGCGCGCCGAGGCCGACGAGCCTGCGATGGCTGCGGACGACCAGACCGCGACCGAGGGCGCCGACGGCGAGCAGCCCGAGGGCGCTGCGTCGGTCGACGACGGCGTCGTCGACATCACCGACGAGGTCGTGATCTCCGTCGACGACCTGGTCGACGACGGTTCGCTGGCCGACGACCCGACGAGCCAGCGCCCCTCGCCGTTCGGCGAGTGA
- a CDS encoding prephenate dehydrogenase/arogenate dehydrogenase family protein, with the protein MGDPTGADTGAGGAPAPRRAGLVGTGLIGASIGKALRDRGWHVTGTDSEPARATAALDAGALDALGSDPDAEITFVAVPVGAVPDAARAVLADGGVVTDVGSVKSPVAAALPHSRFVGGHPMAGSEAQGVAGSRADMFEGTTWVLTPTETTDPAAQALVHSVVRSLGADVVTLAPEDHDRLVATVSHVPHLTAVTLMGLAAQRAEQEAALLRLAAGGFRDMTRIAAGDAGIWLDICEDNRTAILDVLDDLIGRLATMRDVVDRGDGTELRERLLAAQVARRNLPTGAPPAEELAEVRVAIPDQPGELAAVTTLATELGINVYDIEVVHAAGERRGLLSLVVSTEQADVLVDALRGRGRVASTHELA; encoded by the coding sequence GTGGGCGATCCGACGGGTGCGGACACCGGCGCCGGAGGCGCACCGGCGCCGCGGCGGGCGGGGCTGGTCGGCACTGGGTTGATCGGGGCCTCGATCGGCAAGGCGCTCCGCGATCGGGGCTGGCACGTGACCGGGACCGACAGCGAGCCGGCCCGGGCGACCGCCGCGCTCGACGCCGGCGCGCTCGACGCGCTCGGGTCCGACCCGGACGCCGAGATCACCTTCGTGGCGGTGCCGGTCGGCGCCGTCCCCGACGCTGCCCGGGCGGTCTTGGCCGACGGCGGCGTCGTGACCGACGTCGGCAGCGTGAAGTCGCCGGTCGCCGCTGCGCTGCCGCACTCCCGGTTCGTCGGCGGGCACCCGATGGCGGGCTCCGAGGCGCAGGGCGTCGCGGGCTCGCGCGCCGACATGTTCGAGGGCACGACCTGGGTCCTGACGCCGACCGAGACCACCGACCCGGCCGCACAGGCGCTCGTGCACAGCGTCGTCCGCTCGCTCGGCGCCGACGTGGTGACGCTCGCGCCCGAGGATCACGACCGCCTCGTCGCCACCGTGTCCCACGTCCCGCACCTCACCGCCGTCACGCTGATGGGCCTGGCAGCCCAGCGGGCCGAACAGGAGGCCGCCCTGCTGCGCCTGGCCGCCGGTGGCTTCCGGGACATGACGAGGATCGCCGCCGGCGACGCCGGGATCTGGCTCGACATCTGCGAGGACAACCGCACCGCGATCCTCGACGTGCTCGACGACCTGATCGGCCGGCTCGCCACCATGCGCGACGTCGTCGACCGGGGCGACGGCACCGAGCTGCGCGAGCGGCTCCTGGCGGCCCAGGTGGCCCGCAGGAACCTGCCGACGGGGGCCCCGCCGGCGGAGGAGCTGGCGGAGGTCCGCGTGGCGATCCCCGACCAGCCCGGCGAGCTCGCGGCCGTCACCACGCTGGCGACCGAGCTCGGGATCAACGTCTACGACATCGAGGTGGTCCACGCCGCCGGCGAGCGCCGAGGCCTGCTGTCGCTCGTCGTGTCGACCGAGCAGGCCGACGTGCTCGTCGACGCGCTGCGGGGTCGGGGCCGCGTGGCGTCGACCCACGAGCTGGCGTGA
- the cmk gene encoding (d)CMP kinase has translation MEPSDVPVIAIDGPAGSGKSTVARRLARRLSLQYLDTGAMYRAVAFAAIRQGLDPVDVGPVAALATTIDLVVADGDVVVDGVDASVEIRGPEVSRAVSVVAANPEVREEMRTRQRVWAVEHRGGVIEGRDIGTVVFPDALLKVYLTADPAVRAARRAKEMTDLEYDTVAADIARRDAADQGRSDSPLVEADDAVTVDTTGLEIDEVVEVIAGMVEERLADRDAAR, from the coding sequence GTGGAACCGAGCGACGTCCCCGTGATCGCCATCGACGGTCCTGCCGGATCCGGCAAGTCGACCGTCGCCCGCCGGCTGGCGCGACGACTGTCGCTCCAGTACCTCGACACGGGCGCGATGTACCGGGCCGTCGCCTTCGCCGCCATCCGCCAGGGCCTCGACCCCGTCGACGTCGGTCCGGTCGCGGCGCTGGCCACCACGATCGACCTCGTCGTGGCCGATGGCGACGTCGTGGTCGACGGCGTCGACGCCTCGGTCGAGATCCGGGGCCCCGAGGTGTCGCGGGCGGTGAGCGTCGTCGCCGCGAACCCCGAGGTGCGCGAGGAGATGCGGACCCGGCAGCGGGTGTGGGCCGTCGAGCACCGCGGCGGGGTCATCGAGGGCCGCGACATCGGCACCGTCGTGTTCCCCGACGCGCTGCTCAAGGTGTACCTGACCGCCGACCCGGCGGTGCGCGCCGCCCGGCGGGCGAAGGAGATGACCGATCTGGAGTACGACACCGTCGCCGCCGACATCGCCCGTCGCGACGCGGCCGACCAGGGCCGGTCCGACAGCCCGCTGGTCGAGGCGGACGACGCCGTCACCGTCGACACGACCGGGCTCGAGATCGACGAGGTCGTCGAGGTGATCGCCGGGATGGTGGAGGAGCGACTGGCCGACCGGGACGCGGCGAGGTGA
- a CDS encoding pseudouridine synthase — MSDQGSGDPSDEGERLQKVLARAGFGSRRVCEDMIDEGRVTIDGAVAVLGARVRVEDQEVAVDGTPIGVAPGLVHYLLNKPAGVVTTASDPHGRPTVLDTVPSEPRVHPVGRLDMDTEGLLLLTNDGVLTHRLTHPSFGVEKEYVAEVEGRPGRGALRRLREGVELEDGMTAPAKVSELQPGVLRLTIHEGRNRQVRRMCEAVGHPVIRLVRTRIGPLRDPQLGPGEWRELTQDEVRALERAAGPAPVPADRSEAAPRSGRRGAGGGHRGRGTGSGPAEGDG; from the coding sequence GTGAGCGACCAGGGCTCCGGCGACCCCTCCGACGAGGGCGAGCGGCTGCAGAAGGTCCTGGCCCGCGCCGGCTTCGGGAGCCGTCGGGTCTGCGAGGACATGATCGACGAGGGTCGCGTCACGATCGACGGCGCCGTCGCCGTGCTCGGCGCCCGTGTGCGCGTCGAGGACCAGGAGGTCGCCGTCGACGGCACCCCGATCGGCGTCGCGCCGGGGCTGGTCCACTACCTGCTCAACAAGCCCGCCGGGGTGGTCACGACCGCGTCCGACCCCCACGGTCGCCCGACGGTGCTCGACACCGTGCCCTCCGAGCCGCGGGTCCACCCGGTCGGGCGGCTCGACATGGACACCGAGGGCCTGCTGCTGCTCACCAATGACGGCGTGCTGACGCACCGCCTGACCCACCCGAGCTTCGGCGTCGAGAAGGAGTACGTCGCCGAGGTCGAGGGCCGCCCGGGTCGCGGCGCCCTGCGGCGGCTCCGGGAGGGCGTCGAGCTCGAGGACGGCATGACCGCTCCGGCCAAGGTCTCGGAGCTCCAGCCCGGCGTCCTGCGCCTCACGATCCACGAGGGCCGCAACCGGCAGGTGCGGCGCATGTGCGAGGCGGTCGGCCATCCGGTCATCCGGCTGGTGCGGACGCGCATCGGGCCCTTGCGGGACCCGCAGCTGGGGCCGGGGGAGTGGCGGGAGCTGACCCAGGACGAGGTGCGGGCGCTCGAGCGTGCGGCCGGCCCCGCGCCGGTCCCGGCGGACCGGTCGGAGGCGGCGCCGCGATCGGGGCGCCGCGGCGCGGGAGGCGGCCATCGGGGGCGGGGAACGGGTTCCGGGCCCGCCGAGGGCGACGGGTAA
- a CDS encoding segregation and condensation protein A yields the protein MGYAVSTPVFEGPFDLLLHLILREQVDLYDISLSTIVDAYIAELNRMEHLDLEVATEFLLIAATLVELKTKRLLPGDDDVDVDEDLSLWEERDLLLARLLECKTFKDAAGMLSALHSAASRSVPRTAGPDDRFWDLTPDMLEGVTPDQLRAAYQRAITPQPQPTIDLFHVAPIRMSVIDTVADLCVELPSRRRVSFRELTSSLVDRLDVVVHFLAILELFKQGLVDLDQPDTFGDIQVVWVGGADVGAEDLALVDAYDG from the coding sequence GTGGGCTACGCCGTCAGCACACCGGTGTTCGAGGGGCCGTTCGACCTCCTGCTGCACCTGATCCTGCGCGAGCAGGTCGACCTCTACGACATCTCCCTGTCCACGATCGTGGACGCCTACATCGCCGAGCTGAACCGCATGGAGCACCTCGACCTCGAGGTGGCGACGGAGTTCCTGCTGATCGCGGCCACCCTCGTCGAGCTGAAGACCAAGCGGCTGCTGCCCGGCGACGACGACGTGGACGTCGACGAGGACCTCTCGCTCTGGGAGGAGCGCGACCTGCTCCTCGCCCGGCTGCTGGAGTGCAAGACCTTCAAGGACGCCGCCGGCATGCTGTCGGCGCTGCACTCGGCCGCCTCCCGCTCGGTGCCCCGCACGGCCGGTCCCGACGACCGGTTCTGGGACCTCACGCCCGACATGCTCGAGGGCGTCACGCCGGATCAGCTGCGGGCCGCGTACCAGCGGGCGATCACGCCCCAGCCGCAGCCGACGATCGACCTGTTCCACGTCGCCCCGATCCGGATGAGCGTCATCGACACGGTGGCCGACCTGTGCGTCGAGCTCCCGAGCCGTCGCCGGGTGTCGTTCCGGGAGTTGACCTCGTCGCTCGTCGACCGACTCGACGTGGTCGTGCACTTCCTGGCGATCCTCGAGCTGTTCAAGCAGGGCCTGGTCGACCTGGACCAACCCGACACCTTCGGCGACATCCAGGTCGTGTGGGTCGGCGGGGCCGACGTGGGGGCCGAGGACCTCGCCCTCGTCGATGCCTACGATGGCTGA